The following are from one region of the Capsicum annuum cultivar UCD-10X-F1 chromosome 1, UCD10Xv1.1, whole genome shotgun sequence genome:
- the LOC107853633 gene encoding probable 2-oxoglutarate-dependent dioxygenase AOP1: protein MMGSDQLDVNKLPIIDFRKGELKEGSEEWISLREQVYKALEEYGCFEALLDGVPKEKLYDKLKQVYNLPNLDTKFTNSQTSSSSGYFKDNPLIPLYERMTIHHVLSPGVIQSFFSNIMLPDHGDSQFCDLVHGYAKGLSEFDEMIRKMIFAKLGIFEKYWDEHKNSTSSLLGMLHYRVPKDDETNVGLPAHTDKLITTILSQHQIGVGGLQIMKKNGEWIDVEYSSPHSFIFLVSDILTAITNGRLPCPYHRVNMGNTERYSIGFSSIAKQGYIIKVAEELIDEHHPLLYKPFDALKFFQYCLSRDHKDGAPTLEGFCGV from the exons ATGATGGGTAGTGATCAACTAGATGTGAATAAGCTTCCAATAATAGATTTTAGGAAGGGAGAGTTGAAAGAAGGGAGTGAAGAATGGATATCATTGAGGGAACAAGTGTACAAAGCATTAGAAGAATATGGTTGTTTTGAAGCATTACTTGATGGAGTTCCAAAAGAGAAACTATATGATAAGTTGAAACAAGTTTATAACTTACCTAATTTGGACACAAAATTTACAAATTCTCAAACTTCATCATCTTCTGGTTATTTTAAGGATAACCCTCTCATTCCACTTTATGAGAGAATGACTATTCACCATGTCCTCTCTCCTGGTGTTATCCAAAGCTTTTTTTCCAACATCATGTTGCCTGATCATGGAGACTCACAATTTTG TGATTTGGTGCATGGTTATGCCAAGGGATTATCAGAATTTGATGAGatgataagaaaaatgatatttgcGAAATTGGggatatttgaaaaatattgggATGAGCACAAAAATTCAACAAGCAGCTTACTTGGCATGTTGCATTACAGAGTGCCTAAAGATGATGAGACAAATGTTGGACTACCTGCTCATACTGATAAACTAATTACAACTATTTTAAGCCAACATCAAATTGGTGTAGGTGGGTTgcaaattatgaagaaaaatggaGAGTGGATTGATGTTGAATACTCATCACCTCATTCGTTCATATTCCTTGTTAGTGACATTTTGACT GCAATTACAAATGGTAGGTTGCCTTGTCCATATCATAGAGTGAATATGGGAAACACAGAGAGATATTCCATTGGATTTTCATCAATTGCCAAACAAGGATATATCATAAAAGTTGCAGAGGAACTTATTGATGAACATCACCCTTTGCTTTATAAGCCCTTTGATGCTCTCAAATTTTTTCAGTATTGTCTCTCAAGGGATCATAAAGACGGTGCTCCCACCCTCGAGGGCTTCTGTGGCGTCTGA
- the LOC107853624 gene encoding abscisic acid receptor PYR1: MDNRPEPDSQTGSITTHHLTVPPGLTPEEFQQLASSIMEFHSYRINSGQCSSLLAQRIHAPVDTVWTVVRRFDKPQTYKHFIKSCNVDENFRISVGSTRDVTVISGLPAATSTERLDILDDERHVFGFSIIGGEHRLRNYRSVTTVHELNDDGKTWTVVLESYVVDVPEGNTEEDTRLFADTVVKLNLQKLATVTETMAGEARGGGDGCDASHR, from the coding sequence ATGGACAATAGACCGGAACCGGATTCCCAAACCGGTTCAATCACAACCCATCACCTAACGGTTCCACCCGGTTTAACTCCAGAAGAATTCCAACAACTAGCTTCATCAATCATGGAGTTTCACTCTTACCGGATCAACTCGGGTCAATGTTCTTCCCTACTCGCACAGCGCATCCACGCGCCGGTCGATACGGTCTGGACCGTTGTCCGCCGGTTCGACAAGCCACAAACGTACAAGCACTTCATCAAAAGCTGTAACGTGGACGAAAACTTTCGTATTTCAGTAGGGTCCACACGTGACGTCACTGTCATCTCCGGTTTACCAGCTGCTACGAGTACTGAAAGGCTTGATATATTGGATGATGAAAGACACGTATTCGGGTTTAGTATTATTGGTGGAGAACATAGGTTGAGGAATTACAGGTCAGTTACTACTGTGCATGAATTGAATGATGATGGAAAGACATGGACTGTTGTTTTAGAATCGTATGTGGTTGATGTACCTGAAGGGAATACGGAGGAAGATACGCGTCTTTTTGCTGATACAGTTGTGAAACTCAACCTTCAGAAGTTGGctactgtaactgaaactatggccGGTGAAGCtcgtggtggtggtgatggttgtGATGCGAGTCACAGGTGA